The proteins below come from a single Nitrospirota bacterium genomic window:
- a CDS encoding chemotaxis protein CheW, translating to MDIAKIRKKIKEEAEKEKQEDKAADDITSASGGGAQQQPDTAEKTEDSRQYIVDSIQGENPQPYVPAQVVSQQETVKEKSPAESVSKTAKPEEAISGIIELLTFQLAAEEFAFRISEVEEILTPQQITMVPKAPDYILGITSVRGKVMPVLDLKKRLSIKDNGASGKVRKKILTLKGPKGRIGIMIDRINGVIRIDESDIAEPPAHLSESDLMFVGGVVLYNGRFISVLRLEEAVDINLK from the coding sequence ATGGATATAGCGAAAATTAGAAAAAAGATTAAAGAAGAAGCAGAGAAAGAAAAGCAAGAGGACAAGGCTGCCGATGATATTACATCCGCCTCTGGCGGAGGCGCTCAACAGCAGCCAGACACCGCTGAGAAAACAGAAGACAGTAGACAGTATATAGTAGACAGCATACAGGGGGAAAACCCCCAGCCCTATGTGCCTGCTCAGGTTGTTTCCCAGCAGGAGACTGTTAAAGAAAAAAGTCCTGCTGAATCTGTTTCAAAAACAGCTAAACCTGAAGAGGCAATCTCAGGCATAATAGAACTTCTTACGTTTCAGCTTGCCGCGGAAGAATTTGCCTTCAGGATCTCTGAAGTTGAAGAGATTCTCACTCCCCAGCAAATTACAATGGTTCCGAAAGCGCCGGATTACATCCTCGGCATAACTTCTGTCAGGGGAAAGGTAATGCCTGTTTTAGACTTGAAAAAGCGGCTCTCAATTAAAGATAACGGAGCATCGGGCAAGGTGCGTAAAAAGATACTGACTCTGAAAGGCCCAAAGGGACGTATCGGGATAATGATAGACAGGATAAACGGTGTTATTCGCATTGATGAATCCGACATTGCAGAGCCGCCGGCTCATCTCAGCGAGTCAGACCTGATGTTCGTAGGGGGCGTTGTTCTTTACAACGGCAGGTTTATCTCGGTCCTACGTCTGGAAGAGGCGGTGGATATAAATCTAAAATGA
- a CDS encoding AAA family ATPase — MYEEFYGLKRRPFTKTPDPKFLFMSRAHEEALARLQYAVEEKELVVLTGDVGCGKTTLTRALIDSLGEKYRIILIINPRLTPAQFLRTVAKRFDIAVSGGFSSLKDDLLEAIYSKVYEDYKSGITPVIIIDEAQLIPNKDTFEEIRLLTNFQLDDANLLSLILVGQPDLRRRLNHKAYLPLKQRIGLFYHLGPISEDEIIGYVEHRLKVGGCEEQLFTGEALKALHAYSCGVPRLINSLATAALLSGLGNECRIIERQLINEAAQEFGLNGYSEN, encoded by the coding sequence CTGACCCTAAATTTCTTTTCATGAGCAGAGCGCATGAAGAGGCGCTTGCAAGACTGCAGTATGCAGTTGAAGAAAAAGAACTTGTGGTCCTGACAGGCGATGTCGGCTGCGGCAAGACTACGCTCACGCGCGCGCTGATAGACTCGCTCGGAGAAAAATACAGGATTATTCTCATTATTAATCCCCGCCTCACGCCGGCGCAGTTTCTCAGGACAGTTGCCAAGCGGTTTGATATTGCCGTTTCAGGCGGATTTTCGAGCCTCAAGGATGACCTTCTTGAGGCGATATATTCAAAAGTTTATGAAGACTATAAGTCAGGGATTACCCCTGTGATAATCATAGATGAGGCTCAGCTTATCCCGAACAAGGATACCTTCGAAGAGATCAGGCTGCTTACAAACTTTCAGCTTGATGACGCAAATCTCTTAAGTCTTATACTTGTGGGACAGCCGGACTTAAGGCGCAGGTTAAATCATAAGGCATATCTGCCGTTGAAGCAGCGCATCGGACTTTTTTATCACCTGGGGCCGATAAGCGAAGATGAAATAATTGGTTATGTGGAACACAGGCTGAAGGTGGGCGGATGCGAGGAGCAGTTGTTTACCGGTGAGGCGTTAAAGGCGCTTCATGCATATTCCTGCGGCGTCCCGAGATTGATTAACAGCCTGGCGACTGCCGCGCTCTTAAGCGGGCTTGGCAATGAATGCAGGATAATTGAAAGGCAATTAATTAACGAAGCTGCTCAGGAGTTTGGACTAAATGGATATAGCGAAAATTAG